AAGCAGCATATCGGCATAGCAAACAATACCTTCCGATTTACCATAGTTTGCGTACCGATCATATCGTCCAAACCTAGATTATTTCTACttaataatatgatttttaggatatttttaataataaatagttTTAGAAAAAGGAAGGAAATAAAATTTACTCTGCTTTCTCAGAGACCGAATGATTGATTCACTCACACCATGAAAGTATTAATTATTGCATGGGGAAGATTCACACCAGGGATTTCATTTGGAAAAGGAAGAAGGTATTCAATGGAACGGTAGACAGACATGGcttcttcatcatctatcgaagcAATATAAAAGACCAGTATCTAACATATCTCCGCAATGAAAAATACATCCAATCATAAACGCAAATAGATTCTATGGTAATTATTGCATGCATCTATTAGACAATAAAGTAATTCAAGCATTACCGCCTTTGAAATCGATAGAGAGGTCCAGATCGGCATCAAGAATCCGGAACGTTCAGGTTCTGAAAGAGCTCCGGAAGATGGGCGTTGGTCAGCTTGGTCCTCTTGGTGATTTCACGTTTCTTCTTCGGTTTGGGCTTGGAGGTGACACCATGAACTTGCGCCATCGCCCGCCTCTTTGCGGTGTTGGTGGCGGGTTTCATGCCGTTCTTCTGAAGCTCCTTTTCGATGTCGACCATGTCCCTTGGCAACTCGATTCCACGGAAGAGCTGCTTTAAATCATCATCCACCTTGATCATCACCTTAGGGTCATTTGGGTAGACAATGTCCTCCTGAGAGTCCATGTTGGACAATAGCCAGACCTGGCCAGCCGCCTTCAAAGCCTGCAAGTGAACAAGCAATATGGCTTTATTCACAGGAAGAAAAATGTCATGAAATTGATTTGTCGCCATCCATATCTGATAACCAAAGCAACACTCCAATGAGCGTCACTATTTCCATGACATGTAAAATTCGTGTATCATACAAAAGTTACTCCGAACCAAAAAGCACTTGCCACCCTTTGATCAAAGAACAAAACCATATTCATCGTCTTGATCTCTATAGGTTTTGGATAAGAAAGTTCCGAAGAAAACCAGTATCTGAGACCGAATTACTCAATTTCAGAAAGTTAAACCTAACAATAgtaaaacataataaaaaaatatcaggCACCAAACTACAAGAACGTGCGCCATAACACTAAAAACAACTTATCAAGGTTAATGGTTGAGGCAAAACCAAAATATGTGCAGCTCAAATAACTACAATTTAGTACAGTACCTGCAAGTCTTCCAAAACAGATGGATATGAATCTTTGACCTCCACAACTTGTAGCCCCTCTGGGTACTTTCTAACCAGTGAAAGCAGTTgatcttttccctttatatcataCTTGGACTGCCCAAGATCCAAAACACATTACTTCATGAACCTCGATAAAAAAAGTGTAGTGCTCAGAAGCTTGTAAACATAAAAGCACAAGGAAGCAACTGGCTCAATCCTGGTGCATATCATTGTTTTCCAAGATTCTAGATAACAACCTATATTACGTTCACATATACAGGTGAGGTAACAAAATGGAAAATGCATGTCTGGTACAATGAAAAGTCAATACCTAAATCATTCAATTTCAAAGTATCATTATAAATCACAGATAAGTATCAGACACCGGAGCATCCTGACATGGACATATCTTCTTACCATATTCCCATAAAGAAAAGCATATTTCACCTAAAACACATGTTTAATCAAAACATCTATTGGGTTGACTGTAGGTCTGCTATATTAAACTCCAGCTTATTATGTTGTTCGTTAAGCCATATAGATATCCATAATCGAGTTAAAAATATTTAACATCACATAAATATCTGAATATGTAATGATGGCTACGTAGACCTCATAGCTTCACTGTAAAaccaaaataaaaatgcaaaacatTGTTAAAATTAGGAATCTTGAAACAAATTGTTTGATCAGTAATTTATCTGAGATGGTGCACTCATCAACTTGAAGAATCTTTAAACAAACTGTAGACTGTTGGACATAAGTCCAGAAGAATGCATGCAGAGTATCAAAAGTACATGAAGCACATTCTAAAGAGATGCAGAAGGTTTCAAAATGTGAGATCCTTTTACAGAAAAGATTTATACCTTGTAGGAGAAGCGCTTCCCATCGTACTTCACTTTAGTGTTTTTCTTCAAACTATCAAACAGGGCCTTATTAGAATTTACATCAACGTAGCATGCTTCATTTATGTCTTCTGGTGTGAATGCTTGTCTTGTCTGCAAAAGGTGGAATGAGGCATAGATTAGCACAGACCAAGAGTGTAAAATGTTCCATAATGCAATGTTCCATAGCAAAGTATTCTTTACGAACCCAACCTCGCGATAGTTAAAAGGCAAAAGAACAGCCTTACCAACCTGCTCATAAAATAATTTAGGGGTTTCTTGGTTCTGATTTGTTTACAAAAGCAGCAAGTTATAAAATATGAACTTTCCAGGCAATCatcttgtttattttttttatttcctatgtgTTTGCACATAATGAACTGCACATATTGTTTTTGTTTAAGCCAtttgttgcataaatatattcCACAACTAATTATGATTGGATCAGCAGCTAACTCCTTTCTGTAATGGAGGCCTTATGAGTGTCAGCAGTTGATCATATGATCGACCTAATATGTCAACTTTTCTTCACAACAAGGTTTGTAACATGAGAATTCTTCAATGATGACCAAACCTGATAATTTTCTATTAGAGCGCCTTGAAAAACTAACAAAACATAAAAGTCATATAAAATTAGATGTTTGGACACTACTAGAAAAAAAGTAGGAACAATCATAAATTTCAAGAGGCAACACTTGTAAATTACCACCTTCATAGAAATAAAATATCATACCTCAAAAAGTAGGTCAATAACACGTTTAAGCTGTGCACCGACAGGAGACTTTCTAATTGCATTAATGTGTTGCAGCCTTTCTGTATCATTTGAGAACTTCACTGATGCTATAACTTTTGGAGGAGCTGATGAAGGTGTTGCTTTGTATGGCTGAGCAGCCTTCGAAGGTGCAGCTCGAGCTGCTATACTGCTGAGAGTTGACTGGCATTTCTCCTGTTGTTGCTTAAATCTATTGAGGCTTTCCTGAAGTGACATCTGAGAAATGACCAAAAATCACGAATGAAACAGTAACTGAACTATGTGATTATTGCATAAAAGAACTTCTAATTCAAAGCATCCAAACAAATTTGCCATGACAAGTTTTGAATATGTGGgtttaaatcatatttgattgATTCGCAAGTCTTCCAAGAATAAATACATTTAAATCTTAGAAGTCAATCATCAGTAGAGCCTTAGGGATTTTGAGTTGTGATCCATAGCCAAACCCACCACCAATGGGAGAAGGCTTCAAGATGATCAGAAGAAGACGTATCATTATTGTAGTGTTTTATGCTAAGGTGTCTATAAAATTAGATAATAAGTCCACCAGACCCATCAGGATTACTCAGAGGTTGCAGCTTAAAAAGTGTGATGCTGTTAATTTCACTGCATGTGGATGAGACAACATATACAGCAAAAGGATGGGTTAGAACTAACAAGGAACACAAATCTCGACCTTTTAGTAATAGAGTTTTGAAAGTAATTTGTGTAAAGGGTCGCCATCTAACTATTGTTAAACATGCGACTTAATGAAGACAAGACAGATCATCATCAATAATTGAGCTTCAGGAAGGATACCCAGAGATCCAAACTTCAAGGTTGAAGTTATTTAATATGCAATCAACACTTACATAAAAGTGGATAGGTGAAGTTTAGCATTTCTTTGTACTAGTTCATGAATATTGCAGTTTGTATCACAACTTGTTTGTCTGGCTACATAAATTGAGTCAACATGCAGAAAGCAACAATGATCAAGCTAAATGGAAATTTAAGACTGGACATCTTGACACGAGTAATACTGACATGTTATTCTTTAAATTAAAATGAACCATAGAGAAATGAAACAAGTGAATCTCTATAATGTGACAGAAGGTAGAGAACTAAAAGTTAATTCCAAGAAAAACTCTAAAAGACACACATGCAAAACAGTGAAAGACAACTTTGAGAATCTACAGAGAGATGAAACTAGAAATTATTGTTAATGATgatcatctgaaaaaaaaaaattgcttgttGGTTGATCAACACGAACAAGATATAGTCAGTGTCTTTGATATGGCAGAGATATTGTGATCCAGAATAAATATCTCAACCAAGATAAGAATCTGTTTCTAGAAATTATGGTTTACACCAGCCAAGATTATAGGATATGAAAACAAATTCCTGTTGCACTAGTCTGTTTCTAGTaataaaacaaaattttacaAAAACAACAACACGAGAAGCTTTAACGCCCCAAAATCCTCAAAAAAATGCCTACAATTGGTGGTTCAGAGACCAAGTTCCCTAAACCCCCACGATGAACAGTCCCAAGCCACATAATCTGTGGAaaaaatcaaatataaattttAGGATTTAATATAAGAAGAAACATTAGGATCCAAAGGTTGTAACATTCTGTAACACGCTAACATATGGAGATGCAATCGAAATGGAGTTCACCATGTTGTATCTCACTGCAATGATCAAGGGATATGGAGATGCAACAGAGACCAAGTACAGCATGTGGAACTTGAGAAGCATACCCTTCTTGACTCACCACGCAACAGTATAATCCCCTACAACATGTGATCACCACCGCCTGGGACGATAAAACCGATACATATAACAAAATTATAGGCTTGTTCAGGAACGATCATTGTTCCCGATAACCTAGAGATCAAAAGAGGAAGAAAGATAGATCGACTTAATTCACAAAACAGGAGTCGTAAACCTACAGACCCATCAAAGGTCAGAATCCACGATCAAGGAAGAGGAAAGCTGGCCAAAAGAGGGGAAAAGCTTACGGGTCGTGAACGATTTGAACCTGATGAATCAGGGACGCAAGTGGTCTCCAGGAAGGGGAGAAGGAGCAATTGAAATCCAATTGGGGGAAGAGGGGAACAAAATAGGAGTGTTTATCGGTAAGAGGACACGTGGTTTTCTCCAATCTCAAAGCATGGAACGGATATTCGCCGCCACTACTCTCTTCGTCCTGATCGATTTAGGGAGGGCCGTTCAGCGTCAGGGAGGGCGTGGCTACGGGCCGAGGATCGGCACTGGAGAAAGCGAGAGGGAGGGTGGGGACAAAGCAGGCGTCGGTAGTGGAAGAAACCCTATGCCCTTGCAGAATCTGCCGTGGCTGTGGCAAAGATCAGTTGGGTCTTACGGCGTAGGGAGAGAGATCTCTGCGAGGTAAAGGTGGAGATCGTCCTCGGCGTCGGCACGCTCCCGGATCCCGCAGCCGATGGCCACCGCGATGCACCGCCCGGGCTGTTCTCGTTATCCACGGCCAAGCAGCGGAAGGCAGAAAGGGCCGGCCTCGATGTGGGGTGTCTCGGTTGCTGAAATATGACGAATGCGATTATCAAATAACGGGATAATTACATAAAACCcgtattaaaaaaattacatcatcattataaatataaaaaataaaataaataattttatttattatgatattgttagtTACATTACGAAAAACATAACATGACATCACTGCACGTTCGATCAGTATGAAAATGATTTAGATTTTTTATCAATCACGGAAAAAActgaataaaaagataatttttaatatatatatatatatttttttatcgataAAGCCTATTTCAATATTCCTtctatttcatgaattattttaaatttttgactagAAGAAAGTTGAGCAtttcatctaatttttttttactattaggCTTTTCTTGAATGATATCCtcctaattaatttttatttagggattttttcttttattgttttgattaaaATGCTTCTTTGTCTCAACCTCTCCCTCTCGATCGTCATCACCACCCTTTCCTATcgatttcttcctctcctttctcTTTGCCCATCACAGGGAACGACAAGCGGGAAACTCCTCCCTCTCAAGTCGTCACGAGAAAGGGTGAGTGGAGAGGGAGGAGAAAGGGAGCAAAGAGACAACTGATGAGAGAGACGAAGTGACGGTGGTAGTGTTGGTGACATAAAGATAATTTGATCAAAAGTGACAAAAAAAACCTTAGATAAAAATCAATTAAGGGAACATCATAAGATAAAGTCCCAATGGTAATTATCTTTCATGTAAAATGCACAAGAAAGTTCACATTCAACTTTATATTGGATTTTGCAATAAATACAAcctgttttgttttgaaaaagagAAAGTTAATATTGTTGAAGACGCCTATGACGTGCTTCTTTGTATTTTTACCATTTTGTGTCAATGACTATATACAATCATTTCCTTCTCTATTAAAATAAAAACGAGAGGAATTGTAATCATCGAAAAAAGCAAGGAAGACACCAAATAAAAACCTGTGTTTATTAAGTTGTTCGGATTTTACCAGAGCAAAGTAACTGATTCAAAAGGgtaacaaaatattatatttgcaCTAAGGAATCCTAAGAACCTTTCTGGGAATCTTCAGAGCAAGCACTGGAGTACCACATTTACAAAATTCCACTTGCTTTGATTAGAAACAATGTGATGAATTCAATCTGGCAAAAAATGAAGATTAGAAACAAGATTTTCTATATTGTTGGTTTTCCATGAAATCAGGAATAACTGGGTGATTGTCAATCATGCAACTCTTGCCTAACAAGAACTGAAGATTACTATTCGAAATTACCAAGCAACATTCCTATTGAAGTACATTAATTCCAAGCAGCACTATTCCAAATAACCAGACAAAGAATTCCCAATCAGGATTTTCTATTCGAAATTATGTACATCATAACTAGACCACTTGGAGCACTCAGTCGTAACAGATTATTgcacagacaaaaaaaaaaaccattgtgCTTTGATCACCAGAAAACTTATGTATGAATTCTGCATTCAGTCTATGGAGTGGATATTACTGCTATCACTAGCTACTTCCCGGGAGATGAATCATAACAAGAACTAGTTTTCAAAGGGTCCTGAATCACAAAACAAACGTTTTGAAAGGTTCAACTGAGTTTAATGTCTTAATCAGGAGAAGACAACTGTCCTTGGCAGGACTGCTGTTTTCTTGTTTTCTATCCTTCGAATATGATCACTTCTGCAATTAAAGACAGAACAATGTACACTTGATTTGTttattcaaaattcaaaataagaaaaaagaccaTGAATTACCTTTCACTATTTGCATATCACAAAGGCATGGCAATTTCATATTTTCTTTTGATGTAAAACTAGTTCAGAAAGATTAATTTCTCTGTAGCTGAAATTTTACTCTAGATACAGACCTCTACCTTAGAGAAACAGAGAGCTATCATCAGTGAATCCTATAGCTAATAGTTTCTCACCATGTACATTTGTTAACACAATAAAAGGGTCAAGCTATCATTAGAATTATATTAGAAAATAAGAAAACCATGCTTATTAACTAATAGTTTGATCCAACCTGACTTTACCAACTTGTTTTAATAAGTGATGCTTCGTCCCCACTTGGCATTTGCTCCAACACTCAAATTTTGTACATACAATGCTTCTTGTATGCACAAAATTTACAAAGATATCCTTAATATGCTATGTCTATGTCACATTGACACTGTGGCAAAAATGCCGGATTGATGCACTACCCTTGGCTAATACAGCACCAATCAACTGCATATATGGTGCCTCTATGAGCTCCTACTTCTATACATGCCACATTATTCATTTGTTACTGTCGCTTCTTTGAGGCTAAAACATATAATCATTTATTGCCCAGAGTTGCTTTGCTCAATAAAACTGTTATCATCAACTTCTATTTAAAAATTACAATCTCTATGATCATATATTGCCAAGGCAATCTTACCCCTCTCTACATAAGACTTAACCTAAAACAGATTAAAAAAGACTGAATATTAGTTTCTTGTTTAGAAATGAACACTTGTAGTTAAAGATGCCATACATGTTCCATCATTAGTACAGGCACAAAGGATCGTCATATGATGTTCTTTCAGATGATCAATAGCTGAACAGATATAGCAAAATATTATGTCTCAACAATAACTGCACAGATATCTAAAAACAATAACTGAATATTTTGAACAACAGAAGCAGACATAAACTAATCTGTTCACGTTAGGCAAGATTGTATACCTAAATTACAAGGTTGTCAAGGAGATAATTAATTTAGATGGTTCAAAAAAGAAACTCAAATACTCAACAAAACAGTGTGCTGTGATTCTTTCCGTCTTCCTGGGTGGTGTCAACTGGAATTTAGTGATCCATTACCTTTCAGGTGGAACTTATTTCTTGGTTTGTTGGATATTTATATTCCAATATTTAAAATGCTCTCTCTATTCTCAATAGTACTCTTTCAAATTTCAGATTATAGAAACTTGATAAGCATGCTCCCTTGAAGATAGCCAGCTCCAACCAACAGCTGTTTCTCAAGGTATTTCTCTCCACTTACTCTGAACTAGGTCACTGTTTCATTGTAAAGCTGCTTGTGCTGTCATGAAAACACAACAGGGGAGCTTCTTAAACTTCCAGTTAATAAGAAGCTCTTCCATAAAATTTCTATTGATCAAAACAATCTATGTCCATCGGTTAGGGAGAAATCTATGTAATTTATATAATCGAGCATCAAGTAACCTGCATTTGAGCTTCAATGTTTTCCAATAATACAATAATCTCTTCGATTTGTGAATGCAAACTATCCCCTGCAAGAAATTCATGAACTTCCCCATTCACCTCAATAGAACTACAACCTGGTGTTTTCCTCAACCCCACAGCATTCATCTCCTTCCTCAGTTTCATAAAGCTACCCCAATCACTAACTTCTGCATATATTTTTGAGAGCATCAATCGGGGCCATGGATCACATGGGTCCAGCTCAATCAATTCCATTGCTGCAACTTTACCTAGCTCCACATTTTTGTGAACCTTGCAAGCACTTAGCATAGTCCCCCACAAAACTGCATTGGGTATCATAGGCATCCTCAATATCATATTGTATGCTTCTTTTAATCTGCCTACACGACCTAAAAGATCGATCATACAACCATAGTGCTCAATCTTAGGTTCTAGGCCATACATTTCctccataaaagaaaagaatctaTATCCTTGATCTACTAGTCCTCCATGAGCACATGCGCTTAGAACACCGACCAAAGTCACATCATCTGGTTGAATTCCTACTTCTAGCATCTGGAAAAACAAATGGAGGGCATGGTCAGCTTGCCCATGCATAGCAAGCCCACATATTATCGAAGTCCATGAATACAAGCTTCTAACTCGGGCACCTTCAAAGACTTGAAGAGCCTTTTCGATGCTCCCGCACTTGGCATACATATCAATTAGGCAGTGATCCAAAGATCCATCAGAGTTCAAACCACTTCTTCCTAAATAGGCATGGAGCCACATACCAGTGTCCAGGGCACCCATGCTAGCACAGGCGGA
Above is a genomic segment from Musa acuminata AAA Group cultivar baxijiao chromosome BXJ3-4, Cavendish_Baxijiao_AAA, whole genome shotgun sequence containing:
- the LOC103980785 gene encoding transcription initiation factor IIE subunit beta, giving the protein MSLQESLNRFKQQQEKCQSTLSSIAARAAPSKAAQPYKATPSSAPPKVIASVKFSNDTERLQHINAIRKSPVGAQLKRVIDLLFETRQAFTPEDINEACYVDVNSNKALFDSLKKNTKVKYDGKRFSYKSKYDIKGKDQLLSLVRKYPEGLQVVEVKDSYPSVLEDLQALKAAGQVWLLSNMDSQEDIVYPNDPKVMIKVDDDLKQLFRGIELPRDMVDIEKELQKNGMKPATNTAKRRAMAQVHGVTSKPKPKKKREITKRTKLTNAHLPELFQNLNVPDS